The Lathyrus oleraceus cultivar Zhongwan6 chromosome 5, CAAS_Psat_ZW6_1.0, whole genome shotgun sequence genome includes the window CATTATAGATTGAAAGATATTTTGTGGCTACTTACCTTTGCCATATTGCATGATAATATTTCTTGCACCGTATTTCTGAACACAGGTCAGAACTATGCAATCCTAAGGCATCTGCGTCACCACTTAGTTATGTTGAGACTGAGCACATCTGTGGAAGACCTTTGGGACTAAGATTTGACAAGAAAACTGGTGATTTATACATTGCAGATGCATATTTTGGGCTGATGAAGGTGGGGCCTCAAGGTGGTTTAGCAACATCTCTTGCAACAGAGGCGGAAGGAGTACCGTTGAGATTTACTAATGATGTAGACATTGATGCAGAAGGGAATGTTTATTTCACTGATAGCAGCACTACATATCAGAGAAGGTTGTTGTAATTAACCTTTTACTGGTTGATAGTTCACCTTTTGAATTTGTCATCATTTTGAATGTGGGAAGTAATAAAACAGTGCTGGGGAAGCAGGAATTATGAAAGATCTTGACTGATTTTGTTTTACTGACATATGATGTCATTCTACTCGCAGGAATTTCAATCAGCTGATATTTTCTGGTGAGAATAGTGGAAGGGTTTTGAAATACAGCCCTGTCACCGAGGAAACCACTGTTCTTGCGAGGAATTTGGGATTTCCAAATGGGATTTCCTTAAGCAAGGAtggttccttctttgtctttTCAGAAGGGTTAATTGGAAGGTGAGATAAGAATCGCCTAACGCTTTTTTCGTTTAATAACAATACACTAAAGATGCAAACATGTTTTACAAAGATGTCCAACATGTTTTTTCATTGACACAAAATGTGATTATgtcataagatgatgaaatatgaTTGAACATCAATGTAAATTTTTTTCCTATAATCAAGTTCCTTTTTTCTGTAGGCTATGCAAGTACTGGCTAAAAGGAGATAAAGCTGGAACTTCAGAAATATTGGCAATCCTACCTGGTTTTCCTGACAATGTGAGAGTCAATGAAGATGGTGACTTTTGGGTGGCTATCCATTGTAGAAGATATATGTACAGTTACATAAATGCTCTCTTCCCAAAAATGAGAAAAGCCATACTCAAGCTACCTATTCCAACACGGTTTCATTATCTGCTTCATATCGGAGGTCGGTTCCATGCAGTCGTCGTTAAATATAGCCCGGAAGGTAAACTTCTACAGATATTGGAGGACAATGAGGGAAAAGTTGTTAAGGCAGTGAGTGAAGTGGAGGAGAAGGATGGTAAACTCTGGATGGGAAGTGTTTTGATGCCTTTCGTTGCAGTTTACCATTTGACATGAAGCATCAATGTTAGATTCTCCTCCACTCAAAACCAGCTAATTGAATTCTCTGTTAAAGAAATTACAAGTTGATTTTTTACCCTTTTCCTCTATTTGATTAAGATGTCAGGAAACATAGACTAGAAAAGTAACAATGATAAGAATAAAAATATGTGTAAAATTTGGTCTGTCATTACTGGAAAACTTTTTTTAGAACAGATTAATAGAAGAAAGGGTGAACAACAGAAAAGAAATAATTGCCAAGCTAGGGATGTTGTATTACAACAAAGAATCGTTTCGTTATTGTATTTCCACTTCTTCGGGAAAATCGCTTGTTATCAGTTTGATCAAAATGGTTCAATGCCTAGTTACAGTTCGAAAAACCCTTTGAGCCCAACAGAGCGCACCTATGACATTGCAGTAGCAGTAGCAACTGAATCTCTAAAAATACATATATATGCACTAAATTGTTCGACAAGTAGACTAGAGAAAGCTTTTGCTCACTCGTCTAAGAATGAAAATCCACATGAAGGAAATAATGAAAGAGAAAACAAAAAGAACAAATCAAAAATGTGGGAAAATCACACCCATAGTAGCTATTATCTCCAGCAAGATTTGCATATTTGACTTATTAAGATCTTTGAGATTTTCATCAATCTGTGCATCTGCATCAAAGCATGTGTTAGCAGTGAGTAAATTACCATAAGGAAGGAAATAAAGCTAACAACTGAGCATAATTAATTACAATTAGGCAAATGGTAAAACCAGAAACAGATGAGTTTTCATGCACAAACACAACGATACTTGGCAATTGTTTGTTACCTTGTTTTAATTAACGTTGCTAGCCAAAAAAACAAAAACTACGGCTTTTTCATTGAAGACAAGAGGCGAATCTAGAATGTTGTCCAAAGGTTCCAAGCATCCAGCATGCTGTTTCCAGCAATTTCCCTACAAGAAACATTCATTTAATCAGTCACAAACTATAACAGATTGATCTATATTTTGATACAAAAATGTAGCATTGGTACTCAATTTTCAGGACCAATATTGAACCTTCAATGAAGTAAAAGAAGTAGCAAATAGCAACGAacctcttctgtgtttgacaaGGACTTTATCGGGTTGACCCGTCTTTGAAACGGGTTTAACCTGCTCCATTACCTCCTCCTTCTCTTCAATGGGAAACAAAACCCCATCAATCCCCTGAACAGAGATTCTCCCATCGGTATAAATATCCGGGTCAAACAAATAACCCGCCACGCCACCATGTCCAAATTTAACAGACCCATCAGCTTCCTCCGCCACAACCTTATGCGGCAACCGTAACGTATCATATCGAACTTTCCCGAACCTTCTAACAGCATTATACATACTCTCCTCCGTTTGATACTCCGGGATAATATGGTAATACATTATCTCTTCAGGTGAACCCGGTTCACTTAACTGCTCCGTTGTTAACTTCGCCATCGCCTCGTCGTTTGGAGCCAAAACCGTTAACACGTAACCCTCCGAAACTAAACGGCTCATTTCAGTTGCTAACGACGTTAGATTTACAAGAATATCAGCCATTTCGTTGTAACCACCGTAATGGAGTAACGTTTTGATGAAATCCTTAACCTGTGCCTCGCCGTTGAAGTGGTGGTGTGGGCCACCTGGTCCCGGCGCTGGCGCCGGAGCTAGGGATGGTCCTGGAGCCATTGCCTCGTAGATCGAAAGTGTCGGTGGCGAACCTGTTTTTTCCGGTGGGGGAGATTTTTTCAACCGGTGGTTTCTCGTGTCGATTTCTGGTGATCCTTCCGGTTTTACGGCGGTGATGGAACGGAGACTACGGCGGTTGTTGAAATCGTCTTCCACGGAGCGTGGGATAAGAAGACGCTGGATCCCGTGGATGATGCCGTCGGGTCGGGTTATGAAATTCGGGTGAGTGACTTTGATTTGGTCGACAGTCCATTCGCCGGTAGTGATATTGGTAGCGAGGTGAAGATTGTGATTGGAGAGAGTCTTGTGCTCGTGTTGGTGTCGGGTCGACCCGGTTTGTTGTTGGGTTTCGATTCGGGTTGGGATGACGTGGAACAATAAGAGAGTTTGGAGGGAATGGATATTACCGGGTTCGAGAAGAAACTGTTTGAAATCGGAATCGAGATTACGTTCAAGAGCTTCATTGTTTGGTGCGAAAATCGTAATATTGTGGGTTGCGACGGTGTTTTCTAGTGTTTGTAATAACATAGCTTTTTCAATGAGTTCAGCGAGTTCAGTGTAATGTGAGTCAAGAAGTGCTACTAGAACTGAGTTGGAGTTGATTTGACTCgttggtgaagaagaagatgagaaaattgagagaaagAAAAGAACAAGAAGAAGAACGCCATGGATGCGGCAATGAAAATACATGGCGAATTGGAAGAGAGAGAATGTGGTTGAATGGAATCAAGAATTTGCTTGACTAAAGAAGACAGCAAAAATAATTGCTTTGCTGGTGGTGTGTGATGTTTTGTGTCCAGTGGTTTTCTTTTCTTCATGTGACTATGTTGGGTTTTGTTTGAGTTGTTTGGTGGGTAAATTAAGACAATAGCAATGAAATTTTAAAGGATTTTTTAACTATAGTGTAAAAAAAATATCTTTTTAACTACAGTATTAGGATTTTATAAGGGTAATGGAGAGGATGTGGAGTTATATTTTAGCGGCTAATTAATTAACTAGTTTGAGTTGATTTTGTCggttgtattgtattgtattaACAACAGTGTTGA containing:
- the LOC127086703 gene encoding protein STRICTOSIDINE SYNTHASE-LIKE 3, with amino-acid sequence MTYTTLTRGFAAVIFLIALYCGLDPFKHNPLQGFPDFEAHKINLPSWSEVPMDQDKHNLLQKSELMFVNQVHGPESIAFDPHGLGPYTGVADGRVLFWNGLSWTDFAYTSSNRSELCNPKASASPLSYVETEHICGRPLGLRFDKKTGDLYIADAYFGLMKVGPQGGLATSLATEAEGVPLRFTNDVDIDAEGNVYFTDSSTTYQRRNFNQLIFSGENSGRVLKYSPVTEETTVLARNLGFPNGISLSKDGSFFVFSEGLIGRLCKYWLKGDKAGTSEILAILPGFPDNVRVNEDGDFWVAIHCRRYMYSYINALFPKMRKAILKLPIPTRFHYLLHIGGRFHAVVVKYSPEGKLLQILEDNEGKVVKAVSEVEEKDGKLWMGSVLMPFVAVYHLT
- the LOC127086701 gene encoding fasciclin-like arabinogalactan protein 15, coding for MYFHCRIHGVLLLVLFFLSIFSSSSSPTSQINSNSVLVALLDSHYTELAELIEKAMLLQTLENTVATHNITIFAPNNEALERNLDSDFKQFLLEPGNIHSLQTLLLFHVIPTRIETQQQTGSTRHQHEHKTLSNHNLHLATNITTGEWTVDQIKVTHPNFITRPDGIIHGIQRLLIPRSVEDDFNNRRSLRSITAVKPEGSPEIDTRNHRLKKSPPPEKTGSPPTLSIYEAMAPGPSLAPAPAPGPGGPHHHFNGEAQVKDFIKTLLHYGGYNEMADILVNLTSLATEMSRLVSEGYVLTVLAPNDEAMAKLTTEQLSEPGSPEEIMYYHIIPEYQTEESMYNAVRRFGKVRYDTLRLPHKVVAEEADGSVKFGHGGVAGYLFDPDIYTDGRISVQGIDGVLFPIEEKEEVMEQVKPVSKTGQPDKVLVKHRRGKLLETACWMLGTFGQHSRFASCLQ